TATCCCGGTGGTATTTGGGGAGTAATTAATGGGTGTTGATATCCATCTCACCAATGCCGGAGGAGACCAACAAATCCAGATGTTCCCCCGATTTGGTATAATTTCTGGAATAGTACACGCCATGTCTTTCAGTAAACCATCCGGAGCACTGGTAATCTGTCAGAAAGCCGGCCTTTTTCACCCGCATCCTTGTGGGGACGTTCCGGGGAATACTGACAGTCACAGCGCCGAGATTGTTATCGATGGACGCAGTGCCTTTCGTTGACTGGAGGCCGGCAAAATCTACGGTGAGTTCTCCGATGCCGTTATTGATTCTGGCTTTTTTAAATTGGGCATTTCCGAGGTTTTTCAGTTCGCTTTCTCCCACGGAAGTACTGATGGAGAGCCTCTCCATTTCCGTCTTATTCGGGAGTGCAAAATCAACAGTCAGTTCTCCGGCATAACTCTTGATTTTACAATTGCGTAGCGTAAGATCTCCCAGGTGATATTCCATCTCCCCTGCCTTGACGTGGGATTCAAAATCAATGACCGGTTTCGATGGTAATTCCACGTAAACTATCGGAGCGTGACCCTCATTGGAAGGGGCCATAAACGGATACTCCATCTCCAGACGGAATTCTCCCTCATTGGAATCGTAGGTGATCTCCGGAGTTGCCACTCCCGGATCATATTCAATTTTCACATAGAGGCCCCGGGGATTGTCACTTTTTGCAACGTTGATTTCACAGGCGTCGATCCGGATATCTACAGATAGTTTCGCCCCCTGAACCGAATACTCCTTCTCTATAGTTTCCGGGAGATCGTGTGCAATTCCGACATTAATTAATCCAAAGAGGAGCAATCCAATCCACGCAATATATAAACTTTTCATCTGACCCTCCTGATAAATTTTCTAAATTTTGTGTAATATCTTTAGAAAATTGCAACTTGTATGCCACAAAATCTGACCGTCGTATCAATCCCTAATACGTGCCGTTTGCAGTGGGATGAACGGGTTCTTCAGTGGTATAGCAACACTCAATCTGATATATTTATTATCAATTTGATATATTCCCGAATCGTTCGTCAGCGGACAGGTGGTGTTCCAATACGGACAAAAAAAATTCTCTGGTGACCAAATCCGGAGTTTTCTATCGAGTAGATTCACTGAATAGATCTTGAAAATTCTCTGTATCCAATTATCACTGACAGAAAAACAGTCGCCAGTTTCCTGTTACTGTCTTAGGTTATGCTTATTCTTTTTGGCAATTCCCACTGCCCGTTACCGGACAGCCAGATACCAGTGATAAACACAAATCGGAGACATCAATGAAAAAATACCTCTTTACGCTCATCGGACTGTTGCTCTTGCATCAAACTGCCGTGTTTTCTCAGAACAAGCAGGGCAATCCGTCCGAGAACCTGCCGCCGTATATCACACAGCTCACCCAGTTTGGTGAGCGGGCGGATTTTTCCCATGACGGGCAAACGATAATGTTCGTCGAAAAAACGTACGGCGACGTGTACGAATACGACATGGACACCGGGCAAATCGACCTGATTACGGGCCATTTTTATCATGGTGGCTTCACCAGGGCGTTGTACCTGGCAAACGGCGATGTGCTCCTCTCAGGCTGCACAAGTTTCGACGCCGATAATCCGCACGTAAACCGCCAGAAGAAGGCCGAACTTTGGGTGCTGGACAAAAACTACACCAAACCGCCGACCCGGCTCGGCGAGAAATGTTCCGAAGGGCCGGCTGTCTCCCGCACACAAATGAAGATCGCTTTCACTCAGGCGTATCCCCAATATCCGGACAAGATGGAGGAAAGCCAGTACGTCTTTTACCTCGCGGATATCGTCTATGACGACGGTACGCCGAAACTCGTCAATAAAAGGAAGATTCTGAACAACCGGGAGACCGAATTCTCGGACATGGAAGTGCAGAACTTCATCCCGCCCGAGGAAAAAGCCATCACCTTTTCCGCCTATGGATACAGAGGTACCGAAGTCATGACCCTGAACCTGGAGACCGGTGAAATCACCAACATGTCACAGGCGGATAACCAATACGATGAGCCGGAGGGGATTTTCCCCGATGGGAAACATACTCTGGTTGAGGACGACCGGGATACCGGCGCCGTAGATATCTACAAGCTGGCTCTGGATGGCAGCGGAGAACTGGAACGGGTGACCTTCTTCAGCGATTATAAAGGGTACAAGAGTTCCAATCCGGTGGTGAGTGATGACGGGAAATACATGGCATTTCAGACGGCATTCGCTGACGATCTGGCCGGCGTAGGATACGGCATCTTTCTGATGGATTTGGAGCAGTGGCGGGAGATGAACTAAGTTAAAGTGTTTACCAGTAGAGACAATCCTTGGATGGTGTGTGTAAACCGGGAATAATATCGCAGATGCATTCTTGTAGAGACGTTCCATGGAACGTCTCTACTGTGCTACATGAAATTACTCGTTATGCAACACACGCCCCACAACATCCTGTGAAAAATCAGTATACGATCGGTATTCGCCACGGAGCCAGAGCAGCACAGTTTTCTCCTTAGTCCATTGCGGCACGACAGGACGCAGATTATCCTCGGATGAATTTTGCGTGATCGGAGTCCATGCCCAGGTAGAACCACCATCGCTGGTAATTCCTTTGTAGACCTCGTAATGGCGCTGGCCGTCCGCCTGACTGATCAGAGGATCTCCGGTTTCCGGATCTGCATCTGTGGAGATAAATACCACGTCCGGATTATCCGGATCGATGGCGGCTAAACCACTGTAGTCATCCTCTCCTGAGTACAGTTTAGTCCCGGCATACGCCAGGGGATAATCCTGCCACTGCTCGCCGTCCCACCTGGCATACCGATACCGGATATCGTCGCCGCCCTGTCCCGGCGGCAGTCCCGCCGATCCGACCTGCACCGAATAGACAGCGCAGGGATTTCCGTTTCCGTCCAGCTCCAAATCCACCGACCAGGCCACATGATTCGAATCGCCCTGGAAGATCTTCGTGCCTTCTTCCGGTCTGGTGAGGCCTGCCTCCAGACTGCGGATGACCGATCCATCAGTGGCATGGAGATTTCCGTCGGAATAATAAATATGGTACAGACTGTTGTCATACACCCGGGGATGCCCCTCGGTATAGAGCATGTGAATCTCGTCCGTTCCGTTGGAAGTATAACGCACATACGGCCGGTGCCGCTGCTTCACCGGAACGTCGATAAACACGTTCCCGGTACTCCAGGTTTCGCCCAGATCATCGGAATACACGTAAGACGGCTTATACGTATCGTCCAAACCCCGGAAGAAGTCATACAGGCGGTTTCCTTCCGCTTTGAGCCGGTAGAGGTTGGAATAGGTCAGCATGGTGGATTCGCTGGGAAGATACGTCTGTATCGGACCCCAGGTGGTCGGAGCGGCCGGCTTGGAAATCCGGTAATAGAATCGGTTTTCGTTTCCATGTTTCGCAAAGAAGGTAAGAATGCGGCCGTCCGGGCGCACGTGGAAGACCGGAGAGTCGTGATCGTCGGCCTGGAGCTGATCGTACAACTCAACCCGGTCGGTTTCCCCGGATTTTATATTGTACACCAACGCTTCAACATCTCCTGTCCGGAGCGAGTCATACCGCCCCATCGCCACGGTGCCGACAATCAGTTTGCCATCATAAATCACCGCCCGCGGATCCTGAAACCAGCACCAGCCGCCGTCCTCGCTCAGGACGAACGGCTCGTTGGAATCTGTTTGTACACCGCAGGAGATGAGAAGTACCACACCAATAATCGCCGTAAATAATCTGTAAATTCGTGACACAGAATTGACCCTTTATCCGTAAGCAGGTTATCTATTGGTTAGGAAATGATCGCTAACTTCAAAGAATAAGTCTGAGTTCACGTCTGACTTCTCCAAATTATGCCGTTGATAAGACATACCGCGTTCAGCCTGAACAGGAATTGTGCTGAAATGTAAATCGAAAAATCGGAAAAATCAGGAAAAACCCCCTTGACCCTCACGTTACGTGATACCTTATATTTGTGTTGAACCAAAAAACGAATGGCAAAACGATGAAAGATTATACCGTAAAACAGCTGGCAGAAATGGCGGGGATCAGTGTGCGGACCCTGCACCATTACGACGAAATCGGACTCCTGGAGCCGGCGCACCGCACCCGGGCGGGATACCGCAAGTACGGCGAAGAAGAACTCTCTCGCTTGCAGCAGATCCTGTTCTACCGGGAACTGGATTTCCCACTGAAGGAGATCGGCGAGATTCTCGACTCTCCGGATTTCGATACCGTGGAGGCGCTGCAGCAGCATAAAGCAGCCCTGATCTCGCGACGTAAGCGGCTGACGCAACTGATCTCGACCATCGACAAAACCATAGCCAAGGAAACGGAAGGAGCACCCATGTCCCACGAGGAACTGTATAAAGGTATACCGAAAGAGAAAGCACAAGCCTGGCGGAAGGAAGCCAAAGATAAATGGGGTTCGGCCGTTGACCAATCCGAGGACTATCTGAAATCCCTCGGGAAGCAGGAGCTCGACGAACTCAAATCGGGCTTTGCCGAGTGCTGGCAGACGCTGGCCGAAATGAGCGACGGCGATCCGGAAAGCCCGGAAGTCCAGGCGGAAGTGGAAAAGCACTACCACTATATCCGCCGATTCTGGGGGACGACTGGTTCACCGGACGATCAAGCGGAACAGTATGTGGGGCTGGGCGAACTCTACAGAGCGGACAACCGCTACACCACCATCGAGGGGAAGGAATATCCGGGATTCGGCGAATTTATGAGCAGCGCTATGCGGTATTTCGCCGGGCAGAATCTGGATTAGTTTCATCCCAGCGAAATGGCAAGCTGCGCGATCGCTGGATTCTGACTACTCTACCAATGTACTATATTCGGCCTGAAGCGAATCCGGATTGATAGTATCCGGTCCACCGGCATGGAGCACCAGCCGGTATCGCAGCGTCAGTGGACTCTCCGTTGGCACTGCCACCGGCGCCCGACCGGGAAACACCGGATTTTGCATGCTGGCCTCGCTCCGCAGTATCCACGGCGGCGGAAAATTCGGCAGGGACGGATGGGTAAAGATCGTAATTCCCGATACCGATTCCTCGATAAATGAACCGGAAAAGTCCACCCACGGGCCGGCCTGCACGGCGGTGTTTTCCGGCGTTACCGCTCCCGAAGTACCGGTAAAGCGGATGCCTTTCGGCAAGCGAATGCGGGCGGAAAATCCGCCGTAGCCCTTCACATCTTCGGAGCCGCCGATTTTGACATGCCCATCCAAAGCACGAAGTTCGATGGTAAAATCTATTTTCCGTAGATCCGGCTGGCGTCTGTGGACTTCAATGGTGGTCGTCTCTTTCACAAAGGGCACCTGCTCTCCCTGCGCGTCTGTCCAACCGGGAGACATCCACAACACTTCCGCCTGGATCGCGATGGATTCCGGAAGCCCGTTTCTATCTATGGTAATCTTTTTAAAATCCCAGCGACAATCCTCCAATTCCCATTGATCGCCCACGCGCTTCCCATTGACATACACCTGATGCCACGCCCAGAAGATCCCCCGCTGGTGCAGGTGATCTTTCGGAAAATCCTCGGTCAGGACTTCGCCAGATAGTCCCCATAATGGGTGGATATAATTTGAACGAGTATACTCACCCCTATACGACCTAGGTGCCATTTGGTAAAACAGGATGCTGTCACCGCCCTCAGTGATTAGTACACCATCTCCGGCCCGGGAGGCAGTCAGGCCGTCCCCGGATATAGTCTGTGCGTTTCCGATTCGGACACAACATAGTCCGACCAATAGAATCAATACGCTCCCAATGAAGGCCAGCATTTTATTTGGAATATTCAGCATTTCTCTGCGCCCCTACGTTGCATATGAAAAAGACAGATCCCATTGCCGAATGTAACAGTTCTGAATTAAAATGTTCGTTAATTTCCGGTACAGGTAGTTTGAACAGAATTTCGGATTCAAATAAAGGTGGAAACAAGCCATTTTGTTTCAATCCTTGTTCTCATTGCCCCGCAGGGATCCCGTTGGGAGATTCGGTCTGTGGTGAAACCAGTGTTCACGTGTTATAGTGTTCCGGTGTTCGAGATGCAAACCGGGTTACCGTGTTATGGTGTTATCGTGTTACGGTTGGCACCTGTCACAGGGCTAGTGGCACAAGGTTCATATCCAGCGGTGACCGTCGGAGCGAGACAGGTCCAAACCAGGTCGGACCTGATCCCCGCTCACCCCCGCTTCACGGACTCTAAGCGAGCAACCACCCCCTTATACCCCTATACCCTTATCCCCCTTTTGTTGAGAATCCAGTTGCGCCAGGTTAATCACCGGGAATTTAATTTGACATATTCCAATGCGGAGAAATGTGAAGCACTCCGCAGACATTTCAAGACAGACGGGTATTCCCCGGTTGGGAGTACCCGGAGAGTCGGCTGAACTCTGCCAGGACGCCGGGCGGCTCTCTTCACGGGTTTTGAGCCTCGCCAGAGGCGAAATCCCGCGACGGCGGGATCAATCCTTGTTCTCATTGCCCCGAAGGGATCCCTACGGGAGATTCGGTCTGTGGTGAAACCAGTGTTCCGGTGTTCGGGTAAAAAAACAGTGTTTAAGTGTAATTGTTAAAGTATTAGTGTCCAAGTGTTCCACACAAATCCGTACTGCGTATTGCGTAATCAAGGCTCCCGTATTTGTTGTACGCAATACGTAGTACTTTTCCCTATACCTTATACCTCTATACCATTATACCCACTCCTTTTAGTCCAGTTGCGACAGTTTTTCTCCGGGGATTCAATCTGTCCTCTTCCAATGCAAAGATATGCGAAGTACTACGTCGTTATTTCAAGGTGGATGGGTATTACTTGGTTGGTGATATCCACAGAGTCGGTCGTGCCTTGTAAGCGCTCCGATCGTATCTCATCGCTGGTTTTGAGCCTCGCCAGAGGCGAAATCCCGCGACGGCGGGATCAATCCTTGTTCTCTCTGGATTCGGTCTGTGATTCCAGAACACACCCGCCATTAAGGAGGTGATTAATCTGTTTCAATCCTTGTTCTCATTGGATTCGGTTTGTGATTTTACGGAAGATGAACGCTCAAAGTATACAGAGCAAGGTTTCAATCCTTGTTCTCATTGGATTCGGTTTGTGATCTATTGTTAGTGATCCGGTATATATCGTTCTTCCAAGTTTCAATCCTTGTTCTCATTGGATTCGGTTTGTGATATATACGAGATTACGGTCGCACCGGATGATATTGGGTTTCAATCCTTGTTCTCATTGGATTCGGTTTGTGATTCACTCATCGCTACCGCTCCGGCTCCTGACTGAAGGTTTCAATCCTTGTTCTGTCTGGATTCGGTCTGTGATGCGGCAGAAATACCCGCCAGAGCGTTCAAACCCTGTTGTTTCAATCCTTGTTCTCTCTGGATTCGGTCTGTGATAAAAATCGCAGCATATCAGTGCTCCTCGTCTAATTGTTTCAATCCTTGTTCTCTCTGGATTCGGTCTGTGATGGGTATTGGTCTCGCCATTTGCCAGGCGATCCTTATAGTTTCAATCCTTGTTCTCTCTGGATTCGGTCTGTGATTGGAATTATGGGAGTTATCAGAGCGCCTGCCGCTGGCTGGTTTCAATCCTTGTTCTCTCTGGATTCGGTCTGTGATATCGATAACCAGGCGGAGGAAAAGATCCAGGCCGCGTTTCAATCCTTGTTCTCTCTGGATTCGGTCTGTGATCACCCCCGTCCCGGACGATCTGGAGATGGACATCAGGTTTCAATCCTTGTTCTCTCTGGATTCGGTCTGTGATTACAGATAGACCATTGTCTGCCAATCTGCCATATGGTGTTTCAATCCTTGTTCTCTCTGGATTCGGTCTGTGATAAAACACAGCAATGGATCTACCGGCAAGGGCAATATGTTTCAATCCTTGTTCTCTCTGGATTCGGTCTGTGATCCAGTAGCGTTTTCCGGTGACCGCCGAGAAGGTTTTGTTTCAATCCTTGTTCTCTCTGGATTCGGTCTGTGATAATCCCCGCCATGTTGCCATCCTTCAAGATCAGAATGTTTCAATCCTTGTTCTCTCTGGATTCGGTCTGTGATCTGCCGGGCCATCTGTTGCGTAAAATCCGAGCGCAGAAGTTTCAATCCTTGTTCTCTCTGGATTCGGTCTGTGATCTGGAGATCTGATAGTCTGAAAGAAAAGCCCGCCTACAGTTTCAATCCTTGTTCTCTCTGGATTCGGTCTGTGATTCCATATTAACGATGAGGGTATGCCTTTAGGAGAGTTTCAATCCTTGTTCTCTCTGGATTCGGTCTGTGATCTCGGCCAGACGGCCACTACGGACGAGACGCCCGGGTTTCAATCCTTGTTCTCTCTGGATTCGGTCTGTGATTTTGAAAAATCCTCCTCCGACATAATCATGGCATGGTTTCAATCCTTGTTCTCTCTGGATTCGGTCTGTGATTACTCCCAGAAACAAAGAAAGGCCGGGAACCCTTTGTGTTTCAATCCTTGTTCTCTCTGGATTCGGTCTGTGATCCATATCTCCTAAACTTCCCCCAGAGAACCCACTGTTTCAATCCTTGTTCTCTCTGGATTCGGTCTGTGATAGACCCCGGCCGCTTTCAACGCCTGCTTCAGTTTTTGTTTCAATCCTTGTTCTCTCTGGATTCGGTCTGTGATCTTTTGAATCCGTTCGATTTTGACATCCGTTCCCCCTTGTTTCAATCCTTGTTCTCTCTGGATTCGGTCTGTGATACGTGGAAAAAGGTCACTGTTCGGAAAATTCCACTGTTTCAATCCTTGTTCTCTCTGGATTCGGTCTGTGATCGAGACGTTGCTATTCAGGCGGGTTCTGTCCAATTCGTTTCAATCCTTGTTCTCTCTGGATTCGGTCTGTGATTGGATAAGCATTAGTCCTCCTCATCAAAATATTTTTCAGTTTCAATCCTTGTTCTCTCTGGATTCGGTCTGTGATGGTATATCATGCCGGACGCCCAGTTCGACCAACTCACCTGTTTCAATCCTTGTTCTCTCTGGATTCGGTCTGTGATGTACCAGCATCCCGATATAATCATAGACGGTATCGAGTTTCAATCCTTGTTCTCTCTGGATTCGGTCTGTGATCGCAAATATGCTGAAAATCGCTCAATCATGGGGGCTGTATGCACCTCCATGCTCGCATATTTTGGCGAACACCCGGTAAACAGACGGGTGATTTTATTGCGATTTTCCGGTCGATTGCAGGATTTCTCCTTTCGGTATCGTGTTGATTTTTCTTCATTTAACCTGAACTCGTTTTCATCATCTCTATAAATCGGCAGGATGCGGTCAGGTTTCCATCCGTTTGATGGTGCCGAAACCGTGGGAGACGGCCTTGCCGATTCCCAGGTAATCCGGCAGGTTGAAATTAACCTTGAAATAACCTTCAAAGCCGATGAACTGCACCTTTTTATACTCCACCGGACGGTCGGTTTGATGCAATGCGAGTTTCACTTCAAGTTGCTGCTCGATCCAATAATCAAGTCCTTTGGCCTGGGAAAGAATATTGCCGATCAGGATGCTTTTTAGTTTGTCAGCGCGTTGCTTGTTTGTCTCCAGCGTCTTATACTGCTCGTAATTTTTCTGGTTAAACGGTATCCAGGGCGTTAAAAATTCGTACTGATAAAATTGCTCACTCCCCCCGTAATCATATTTTGTCTGTTTCAGATTTTTTTCCAGCACCGGATAGGTCTTGTTAATCAGCTGGATTTCGTTAATCTCGGTGAACAGTTTTTGTATAACCGCATTCCCGTCTTTCACGCTGACAATCGTCGGAATATCGTCCAGAATTTTGTACTGGATCAGCGGATACCGGTTGCGGGATTTACCATTCTCATGGTTATGAATCAACGGATGGTCGTAAAACGCGCCGCCCAGGTATCCCCGAAGTTTGGCTGGCGGAATGGCTTTTTTCGCGGTGGTGATGCACTGGAATCTGTTGACGTGGAGTTGCATGGTGTTTTGGTTGCTTATGGATTCCTTCTTTAACCTCTTCAGTAATAAGATGCAATATAAATGAAATGTGAAATTCCTAGATTGATTACACTCCAATCAGAGATATCCAGTGTAGAGACGTTTCATGAAACGTCTCTACTAGGGAATATTCACGTTTCATATATCATCAATTTTCAGGTTTGTATTCATCAAATTCTTCGATTCCTGTCATATCATAGAGGTCGTAGTAACTGAATCCGGTTCAAGATTAAATCCGGTTTCTTTCGTATAAATATTCTCCTGTTTTGCGATTTCAAGCGGAACATATAATAAATTGTCATTGATTTCTGATTTAATATCCGCTGATTTATGATACGGTATTAATTGATTGGCGAATACGCTGATGGTATAATCCGCAAGTTTTTGGCGCAGGTATCTGATTTCACCCATAATATTTTTGCGTTCAGCAGAACGTCTTTCGGTATCAGATAATGATTTGTGAAGTTCGAGGAATCTCTGCAGATGCTGTTCCGATTTTGTATCAGTACAGATTATTACATCTTGCTGTTCGGCTCTCTGTTCGATTAGCTGGAAATCTTTGACTGCGGTTTCGTTCGCCATCTCTTCAGAATAATTTAGACGCTGCAATCCCTGCAACAACCGATTACTTTCTCCTACGAAATCAAAGCCGGAAAAGTAATCGTGGCTCATCCTCAGAAAATCCCGGCTTTCAAAGTGAGGGGCGTCTACGGTTTCTCCGGCCATTTGCATTAATTTCGGATCGTAGATCCCGGAATAATCCCTCCCGTTCTCGCGCTGAAGCCGCATTATATACATTTTTCCCGGTTCGTCCAATTCACCGTGCCGGTTGCATCGCCCTGCTACCTGAACAATACTGTCAAACGGCCCCATATCCCTATAGACGGTCTGAAAACTCAGGTCAATACCGGCTTCAATAAGCTGAGTCGAAACGCATATCACCTTCTCCTTCCGTGACAATAAATCCCCAATTTCGTGGATGATGGATTTTCGGTCGGCCGGAGTCTGTAAGGTCGTTAAACATTTAATCTTATATTGAGCTGAATG
This Candidatus Neomarinimicrobiota bacterium DNA region includes the following protein-coding sequences:
- a CDS encoding PmoA family protein produces the protein MLNIPNKMLAFIGSVLILLVGLCCVRIGNAQTISGDGLTASRAGDGVLITEGGDSILFYQMAPRSYRGEYTRSNYIHPLWGLSGEVLTEDFPKDHLHQRGIFWAWHQVYVNGKRVGDQWELEDCRWDFKKITIDRNGLPESIAIQAEVLWMSPGWTDAQGEQVPFVKETTTIEVHRRQPDLRKIDFTIELRALDGHVKIGGSEDVKGYGGFSARIRLPKGIRFTGTSGAVTPENTAVQAGPWVDFSGSFIEESVSGITIFTHPSLPNFPPPWILRSEASMQNPVFPGRAPVAVPTESPLTLRYRLVLHAGGPDTINPDSLQAEYSTLVE
- a CDS encoding BNR repeat-containing protein, yielding MSRIYRLFTAIIGVVLLISCGVQTDSNEPFVLSEDGGWCWFQDPRAVIYDGKLIVGTVAMGRYDSLRTGDVEALVYNIKSGETDRVELYDQLQADDHDSPVFHVRPDGRILTFFAKHGNENRFYYRISKPAAPTTWGPIQTYLPSESTMLTYSNLYRLKAEGNRLYDFFRGLDDTYKPSYVYSDDLGETWSTGNVFIDVPVKQRHRPYVRYTSNGTDEIHMLYTEGHPRVYDNSLYHIYYSDGNLHATDGSVIRSLEAGLTRPEEGTKIFQGDSNHVAWSVDLELDGNGNPCAVYSVQVGSAGLPPGQGGDDIRYRYARWDGEQWQDYPLAYAGTKLYSGEDDYSGLAAIDPDNPDVVFISTDADPETGDPLISQADGQRHYEVYKGITSDGGSTWAWTPITQNSSEDNLRPVVPQWTKEKTVLLWLRGEYRSYTDFSQDVVGRVLHNE
- a CDS encoding DNA repair protein, coding for MQLHVNRFQCITTAKKAIPPAKLRGYLGGAFYDHPLIHNHENGKSRNRYPLIQYKILDDIPTIVSVKDGNAVIQKLFTEINEIQLINKTYPVLEKNLKQTKYDYGGSEQFYQYEFLTPWIPFNQKNYEQYKTLETNKQRADKLKSILIGNILSQAKGLDYWIEQQLEVKLALHQTDRPVEYKKVQFIGFEGYFKVNFNLPDYLGIGKAVSHGFGTIKRMET
- a CDS encoding MerR family transcriptional regulator; amino-acid sequence: MKDYTVKQLAEMAGISVRTLHHYDEIGLLEPAHRTRAGYRKYGEEELSRLQQILFYRELDFPLKEIGEILDSPDFDTVEALQQHKAALISRRKRLTQLISTIDKTIAKETEGAPMSHEELYKGIPKEKAQAWRKEAKDKWGSAVDQSEDYLKSLGKQELDELKSGFAECWQTLAEMSDGDPESPEVQAEVEKHYHYIRRFWGTTGSPDDQAEQYVGLGELYRADNRYTTIEGKEYPGFGEFMSSAMRYFAGQNLD